The following coding sequences are from one Triticum dicoccoides isolate Atlit2015 ecotype Zavitan chromosome 4A, WEW_v2.0, whole genome shotgun sequence window:
- the LOC119287493 gene encoding uncharacterized protein LOC119287493, with protein MASGIMFRRLSKTLTMSPATALASGMTSQHHQLQQRAPVSGTSKGKAKLKAGMPLRRSVIAKKGGAPATAGSGGAGRGRREAMERITQIAESCLKSSTPLRHLSPKERLREAKREELGLISKERQRELDAAKAKAKAKSKGASGGDGDRVLMGPPGLDYISLGLVDEETIPEYELTVEDGRRLAKEYSRVLMRRHRARQTAESTLLRLKKEAIAALPEKLRAAAMVPDMTPFPANRYMATLTPPIEGYIEKVRDAAKKYSVKEKLR; from the coding sequence ATGGCCTCAGGCATCATGTTCCGACGTCTTTCCAAGACACTCACCATGAGCCCAGCAACAGCACTGGCATCTGGTATGACCAGCCAGCACCACCAGCTTCAGCAGCGTGCACCGGTGAGTGGCACGTCCAAGGGCAAGGCGAAGCTCAAAGCTGGGATGCCTCTGAGGCGTAGCGTCATAGCCAagaaggggggcgcgcctgccactGCTGGGAGCGGCGGCGCTGGCCGTGGTCGCCGTGAAGCCATGGAGCGTATTACTCAGATTGCAGAGTCTTGTCTGAAGTCCTCCACTCCTCTACGGCACCTGTCCCCCAAGGAGCGTCTCCGCGAGGCAAAGCGTGAGGAGCTTGGGCTCATCTCCAAGGAACGGCAACGTGAGCTTGACGCTGCCAAGGCTAAAGCTAAAGCTAAATCCAAGGGTGCCAGTGGAGGTGATGGTGACCGTGTTCTGATGGGTCCGCCGGGCCTTGACTATATCAGTCTTGGTCTGGTGGATGAGGAGACTATCCCTGAGTATGAGCTGACAGTTGAAGATGGCCGGCGTCTTGCCAAGGAATACAGCCGTGTGCTAATGCGACGACACCGTGCACGTCAAACTGCAGAGTCAACGCTCTTGAGGCTCAAGAAGGAGGCCATTGCTGCACTCCCTGAGAAGCTGCGGGCTGCTGCTATGGTTCCTGACATGACCCCGTTCCCTGCAAACCGGTACATGGCAACACTCACGCCACCGATTGAAGGGTATATTGAAAAGGTGCGAGATGCTGCCAAGAAGTATTCAGTGAAGGAGAAACTTCGCTGA